The Pseudomonas bijieensis DNA window CAGACCAACCTGGCCTTGGCGCTGGTCCAGGAGCCGGACATTGTCCAGGGCATCAAGGAAGTGGTGATCATGGGCGGCGCGCACTTCAACGGCGGCAATATCACGCCGGTGGCTGAATTCAATCTGTTCGCCGACCCACAGGCGGCCGAGATCGTCGCAAAAAGCGGCCTGAAGCTGACGTATCTGCCGTTGGACGTGACCCACAAGATTCTCACCAGCGAAGCGCGCCTGAAGCAGATCGCCGCAGTGAACAACAATGCCAGCAAACTGGTGGGCGATATCCTTAACGAGTACGTCAAGGGCGACATGGAGCACTACGGTATGACCGGTGGGCCGGTGCACGACGCGACGGTGATTGCCTACCTGCTCAAGCCGCAATTGTTTACCGGCCGTTCGGTCAACCTCGTGGTGGACAGTCGTGAAGGCCCGACTTTCGGGCAGACCATCGTCGACTGGTACGACGGCTTGAAGGCGCCCAAGAATGCCTTCTGGGTGGAGAACGGTGATGCCCAGGGCTTCTTCGATCTGCTGACCGAGCGCCTGGCGCGCCTCAAGTAACCTGTCTCGCGGCGGGCCCGCAGGCCATGGCCTGCGGGTGCCCGAGCTTCACTCAACCGTTTCGGTGATGTTCGGGTATCGCTCGAACGCCTGCTGGATGAATTTCTGCGCGGCCGCCGTTCCCAGCTCCTTGACCAACAGGTCGATACCAATAATTGCCAGCTCTTCCGCGGTACTGGGGCTGTAGGAGCTGTGTCCCTCTGACCATTTGGCATTGATGGTGACTTCGATGCTGACGGTGCTCATGGTGGGGCTCGCGAGTTGGGAGGTCTGTAGGCTGAGTTAACCATTTTTGCAGCGGGTTTGGCACTGCGACTTAGGCATCGGGTGAGGGCTGTGCGACACTTGTTTTTTGACTTCTGAAGGAGCCCTGCCGTGCAGATCGATTTGAACGCGCCTGACGGGTTGACCCTTGAGTCGGTTCGTCAGTTGCTGGCTTCTGCCAGTGATGACGAGCACACCCAATTGCGCGTGACCAAGGGGGGAATCGCTTATCTGTCTTCGGGCGTTGTGGGGGGCGTCGACATCGATGGCTTGCTGTTTCGGCTTGAGACGTGGGCCAAAGGTTCAGGCTATGTCGGACGGGTCGCTGCCAGCGACGAGGTCTGGGTCATGCAGATCTACAACGCACTGAAAGACAACTGGCCAAACCCACCCTTCGATTACATTGACGTTTACTGAACGTTGTTCATATTCAGTCACGATTCATGTCTGACCAGGGCGACTGGGGTCAGGCAAACTGCCGGTTTTCCGGATGAGGGGAGGCTGATGACCATGGTCTTGAAACCAAGTACCGTTTGGGCTGTCGCACGCTCTCTGTTTATTTATGAAAAAGGAGGCTTCATGCCTTGGAAGCTCGCGTCATTGAGTACTTTGCTGGCCGCCGTGGTTTTGAGTGGTTGCAGCAGCACCTCTGAGTCGACCCCCGATCCCGTGGCGGCCGAGACCGGTCACAGCCGCTGCGAAGCAAAGGCTGCCGAGTTCGCCATTGGCAAGCAGGCCTCGCCGCAATTGCTGGAGCAGGCCCGTGCCCGCGCCGGCGCGCAGAACGCGCGGATTCTCAAGCCCAACGACATGGTCACGCTTGAGTACCGCTCCGATCGCCTGAACCTCAATACCGACGCCAACCTGGTGGTCAACCGGGTGAACTGCGGCTGATTGGCGGCTTTCAATCGCCCATAAAAAACCCCGTCACATGGACGGGGTTTTTTTAGTGCGCCGAGGAATTACTCTGGGCGAACCTGTGCAGCTTGCATACCCTTTTGGCCTTTCTCAGCCACGAAGGAAACGGTCTGGCCT harbors:
- a CDS encoding nucleoside hydrolase, which encodes MHRYAQKMHQLFRSLLLLSLITATSAQAAEKIDLIIDTDPGADDVVALLFALASPEELHIRALTTVAGNVRLDKTSRNARLAREWAGREDVPVYAGAPKPLMRTPIYAENIHGKEGLSGVTVHEPKKGLAEGNAVNYLIDTLKAAKPHSITIAMLGPQTNLALALVQEPDIVQGIKEVVIMGGAHFNGGNITPVAEFNLFADPQAAEIVAKSGLKLTYLPLDVTHKILTSEARLKQIAAVNNNASKLVGDILNEYVKGDMEHYGMTGGPVHDATVIAYLLKPQLFTGRSVNLVVDSREGPTFGQTIVDWYDGLKAPKNAFWVENGDAQGFFDLLTERLARLK
- a CDS encoding I78 family peptidase inhibitor — its product is MPWKLASLSTLLAAVVLSGCSSTSESTPDPVAAETGHSRCEAKAAEFAIGKQASPQLLEQARARAGAQNARILKPNDMVTLEYRSDRLNLNTDANLVVNRVNCG